One window from the genome of Spiractinospora alimapuensis encodes:
- a CDS encoding putative acetyltransferase, protein MAFRRQHNAIGGLVAGYRLVHEVTPRDVGRRVMVRYRLVSGQMTDVVGVLIAWEGEEISVQRRDGQVTQVIASTVIASKVIPPAPSRSSNRR, encoded by the coding sequence ATGGCCTTTCGGAGGCAGCACAACGCAATTGGGGGCCTTGTGGCTGGTTATCGGTTGGTCCACGAGGTGACTCCACGTGATGTCGGGCGACGTGTCATGGTGCGGTATCGCCTGGTCTCCGGCCAGATGACCGATGTGGTCGGCGTCCTGATCGCGTGGGAGGGAGAGGAGATCAGCGTCCAACGTCGAGACGGACAAGTGACACAGGTCATAGCCTCTACTGTGATAGCGAGTAAAGTCATTCCCCCAGCTCCTTCACGGAGCAGTAACCGCAGGTGA
- a CDS encoding enoyl-CoA hydratase-related protein, which translates to MSSNVLYEVNDSVATVTLNRPDSLNSLTVEMKEELLDALRRAGEEARAIVLTGAGRAFCVGQDLHEHADNLAQGKGLDDTVRRHYNQIVLALREVPAPVIAAVNGVAAGAGAAFSFACDLRVASENAKFSMAFTQIGLTADSGASWTLPRLVGLGRATELLMLAEPVSAEYALQIGLVNRVVSADDLMGDATEIATRLANGPTTAYGAVKGALAYSSVLKLDQALELEARLQEECAETKDHVAATRAFLDKETPTFTGR; encoded by the coding sequence GTGTCCAGCAACGTCCTCTACGAGGTCAATGATTCAGTCGCGACCGTCACACTGAACCGACCTGATTCTCTCAACTCCCTGACGGTGGAGATGAAGGAGGAGTTGCTTGACGCCCTCCGCCGCGCCGGCGAGGAGGCGCGTGCCATCGTACTGACCGGCGCGGGGCGCGCGTTCTGCGTGGGACAGGATCTGCACGAGCACGCCGACAACCTCGCCCAGGGCAAGGGTCTGGACGACACGGTTCGGCGCCACTACAACCAGATCGTGCTCGCGCTGCGGGAGGTCCCGGCCCCGGTGATCGCCGCGGTGAACGGGGTGGCCGCGGGAGCGGGCGCCGCCTTCTCCTTCGCCTGCGATCTGCGGGTGGCGTCGGAGAACGCCAAGTTCTCGATGGCCTTCACCCAGATCGGTCTCACCGCCGACTCCGGTGCCTCCTGGACCCTTCCCCGCCTGGTGGGCCTCGGTCGGGCGACGGAGCTGCTGATGCTCGCCGAACCGGTGTCCGCGGAGTACGCGCTGCAGATCGGCCTGGTGAACCGGGTCGTGTCGGCGGACGACCTCATGGGCGACGCCACCGAGATCGCGACGCGACTGGCCAACGGCCCCACGACCGCCTACGGCGCGGTGAAGGGTGCGCTCGCCTACAGCTCCGTGCTGAAGCTGGACCAGGCCCTCGAGCTCGAGGCCCGTCTCCAGGAGGAGTGCGCCGAGACCAAGGACCACGTCGCGGCGACCCGCGCCTTCCTGGACAAGGAGACCCCGACCTTCACCGGTCGTTGA
- a CDS encoding leucyl aminopeptidase, whose translation MPLVTNVEVVSDALTQSVAPLVAVAVRAGENAPDPDLGILGLTTAEMDARLPAPLLEVLRMYDVTGKPGEIRDLPVDLGAGPRRLVLFGVGAAQPEQLRRAAATLVRRTKGTDHVAVALPDGASDAGTVAFVEGLQLGSYAFSWPPVAGTADFAAEDAATRTVTLHHADVAAVTSAVAEGTALARGAAIARDLANVPSNEKGPAWMVERAREVAERDGLSCQVWDADELKRDGFGAILGVGDGSPRPPRLVRLDYAPAEADRHVVLVGKGITFDTGGLSLKPNDNMKLMKTDMSGAAIVLAVMSRLAGLGAATRVTALLPLAENSFSGSAQRPSDVMRTYDGQTVEILNTDAEGRLVLADAIGYAVRNLAPDVLVDVATLTGAAKLALGTTLGALYANDDELARELEEAGGDAGEPMWRMPLEEQYVDSLDSTVADMANIGTNPDYGRPGATEAALFLRKFVGDTPWAHLDIAGPGRAMGENGILSKGATGFSTRLLLRWLTTPARTT comes from the coding sequence GTGCCACTCGTGACCAACGTCGAGGTGGTTTCCGACGCCCTCACCCAGTCCGTGGCTCCGCTGGTGGCGGTCGCGGTCCGCGCGGGTGAGAACGCTCCGGACCCCGATCTGGGGATCCTGGGCCTGACGACGGCCGAGATGGACGCCCGACTCCCCGCGCCTCTGCTGGAGGTGCTGCGCATGTACGACGTGACCGGCAAGCCCGGGGAGATCCGGGACCTGCCGGTCGACCTGGGCGCTGGGCCCCGCCGGCTCGTGCTGTTCGGTGTCGGTGCCGCCCAACCCGAACAGCTACGCCGAGCGGCCGCGACCCTGGTTCGCCGTACCAAGGGGACCGACCACGTCGCGGTCGCTCTCCCCGACGGCGCGTCGGACGCGGGCACCGTGGCGTTCGTCGAGGGTCTCCAGCTGGGCTCCTACGCGTTCTCCTGGCCCCCCGTGGCCGGTACCGCAGACTTCGCCGCGGAGGACGCCGCGACCCGGACCGTCACCCTGCACCACGCCGACGTCGCGGCCGTGACGTCGGCGGTCGCCGAGGGTACGGCGCTCGCGCGGGGCGCGGCGATCGCGCGGGACCTGGCGAACGTGCCGTCCAACGAGAAGGGCCCGGCCTGGATGGTCGAGCGCGCCCGAGAGGTCGCCGAGCGCGACGGACTGTCCTGCCAGGTGTGGGACGCCGACGAGCTGAAGCGCGACGGTTTCGGCGCCATCCTGGGCGTGGGCGACGGCTCCCCCCGCCCGCCCCGCCTGGTACGGCTGGACTACGCGCCGGCCGAGGCGGACCGGCACGTGGTGCTCGTGGGCAAGGGGATCACCTTCGACACCGGGGGCCTGTCGTTGAAGCCCAACGACAACATGAAGCTGATGAAGACGGACATGAGCGGTGCCGCCATCGTGCTCGCGGTCATGTCCCGCCTCGCCGGGCTCGGTGCCGCGACCCGGGTGACCGCTCTCCTCCCGCTGGCGGAGAACAGCTTCTCGGGCAGTGCCCAGCGCCCCAGCGACGTGATGCGGACCTACGACGGCCAGACCGTCGAGATCCTCAACACCGACGCGGAGGGACGGCTCGTCCTCGCCGACGCCATCGGCTACGCGGTGCGGAACCTCGCTCCGGACGTCCTCGTCGACGTCGCGACCCTGACCGGGGCCGCGAAGCTCGCGTTGGGAACCACCCTGGGGGCCCTCTACGCGAACGACGATGAGCTCGCGCGTGAGTTGGAGGAGGCCGGAGGGGACGCGGGCGAACCGATGTGGCGCATGCCGTTGGAGGAGCAGTACGTCGACTCGCTCGACTCCACCGTCGCCGACATGGCCAACATCGGCACCAACCCCGACTACGGCCGGCCGGGAGCCACCGAGGCGGCGTTGTTCCTGCGCAAGTTCGTCGGCGACACCCCCTGGGCGCACCTCGACATCGCGGGGCCCGGACGGGCGATGGGAGAGAACGGGATCCTCAGCAAGGGAGCGACGGGGTTCTCCACCCGTCTGCTGCTGCGCTGGCTCACGACCCCGGCGCGCACCACCTGA
- a CDS encoding DUF3117 domain-containing protein gives MAAMKPRTGDGPMEVTKEGRGIIMRVPLEGGGRLVVELTPDEANELAERLNEVV, from the coding sequence ATGGCGGCGATGAAGCCGAGGACCGGAGATGGGCCCATGGAGGTCACCAAGGAAGGGCGCGGCATCATCATGCGGGTTCCGTTGGAGGGCGGCGGACGACTGGTCGTTGAGCTCACCCCCGACGAGGCCAACGAGCTCGCGGAGCGGCTCAACGAGGTCGTCTGA
- a CDS encoding LOG family protein: protein MTHDSSDVRHAGPLTFHGRAIPETTTDQRLLDRRGPTDWVHTDPWRVMRIQAEFVEGFGMLSELGQAVSVFGSARTAPGTDAYKLAESTGERLAKAGYSVITGGGPGAMEAANAGARKAGGGSIGLGIELPFEQTLNEYLDISVTFRYFFVRKTMFVKYSQAFVVLPGGFGTLDELFEALTLVQTGKVTRFPVVLLGTSFWGGLVDWIRQSLLTEGMISPDDPDLVHLTDDPDEAVQVIQAAHNNIYGNGNGNGAV, encoded by the coding sequence ATGACACACGACAGTTCGGATGTCCGTCACGCTGGACCGTTGACGTTCCACGGGCGCGCCATCCCCGAAACCACGACCGACCAGCGACTCCTCGACCGACGGGGCCCCACTGACTGGGTGCACACCGATCCGTGGCGCGTCATGCGGATCCAGGCCGAGTTCGTCGAGGGCTTCGGGATGCTTTCGGAGCTCGGTCAGGCCGTGAGTGTGTTCGGGTCGGCGCGGACCGCCCCCGGGACCGACGCCTACAAGCTGGCCGAGTCGACGGGGGAGCGGCTGGCGAAGGCCGGGTACTCGGTGATCACCGGCGGTGGCCCCGGCGCGATGGAGGCCGCCAACGCCGGCGCGCGGAAGGCCGGTGGCGGATCGATCGGCCTCGGCATCGAGCTGCCCTTCGAGCAGACCCTCAACGAGTACCTGGACATCAGTGTCACGTTCCGTTATTTCTTCGTCCGCAAGACGATGTTCGTGAAGTACTCCCAGGCGTTCGTCGTCCTGCCCGGCGGGTTCGGGACCCTGGACGAGCTGTTCGAAGCGCTCACGTTGGTGCAGACAGGTAAGGTCACCCGCTTTCCGGTGGTCCTGCTCGGCACCTCGTTCTGGGGCGGGCTCGTGGACTGGATCCGGCAGTCGCTGTTGACCGAGGGCATGATCTCCCCGGACGACCCGGACCTGGTGCACCTGACCGACGACCCGGACGAGGCGGTCCAGGTCATCCAGGCGGCACACAACAACATCTACGGCAATGGCAACGGCAACGGCGCTGTGTGA
- a CDS encoding S1C family serine protease, whose product MPMWGVLVLVVAVALGAGAAGGAVATAVGGSDTGASNPLGSGEDGSQDRPADTIAGVAQRVSPSVVSIQSSDPLGGNGSGFVIEGGYVVTNNHVASGIGDDIQVVYGDGHESSATIKGAAASSDLAVLEVDEPNDVEPLPLGDSDSMTVGDEVIAIGAPLGLDGTVTTGIISAMDRPVTVGEVGDSSYINALQTDAAINPGNSGGPLVNAQGEVIGVNSAIATTGSDSLGQSGSIGLGFAIPSSQAASIIDQLIESGEAPHAVIGAFLDMRFQDGGAMIMEEDGESEEPPLEPDGPADDAGLEPGDVITEFDGEPVRDADQLIVLIRNSNPGDEVDVTFQRDGEEMTTQLTLGASND is encoded by the coding sequence ATGCCGATGTGGGGAGTCTTAGTACTGGTCGTCGCGGTCGCGTTGGGGGCGGGCGCGGCGGGGGGAGCGGTGGCCACCGCCGTCGGCGGTTCGGACACGGGTGCGTCCAACCCGTTGGGGAGTGGCGAGGACGGTTCGCAGGACCGCCCGGCGGACACCATCGCGGGGGTGGCGCAACGGGTGAGTCCCAGCGTCGTCTCCATCCAGAGCAGTGACCCGCTCGGCGGCAACGGATCCGGCTTCGTCATCGAGGGCGGCTACGTCGTCACCAACAACCACGTCGCCTCCGGTATCGGGGACGACATCCAGGTCGTCTACGGCGACGGACACGAGAGCTCGGCGACCATCAAGGGCGCCGCGGCCAGTTCCGACCTCGCCGTGTTGGAGGTCGACGAACCCAACGACGTGGAGCCGCTCCCGCTGGGGGACTCCGACTCCATGACCGTGGGCGACGAGGTCATCGCCATCGGTGCGCCGCTCGGGCTGGACGGCACCGTCACCACGGGCATCATCAGCGCGATGGACCGTCCGGTCACGGTTGGTGAGGTGGGCGACTCCAGCTACATCAACGCGTTGCAGACCGACGCCGCGATCAACCCTGGCAACTCCGGTGGCCCGCTGGTCAACGCCCAGGGCGAGGTGATCGGGGTCAACTCCGCGATCGCCACCACCGGCAGTGACTCGCTGGGGCAGTCGGGCAGCATCGGCCTCGGGTTCGCCATCCCGTCGTCGCAGGCGGCGAGCATCATCGACCAGCTCATCGAGTCCGGTGAGGCCCCACACGCCGTCATCGGCGCGTTCCTGGACATGCGGTTCCAGGACGGCGGCGCCATGATCATGGAAGAGGACGGGGAGTCGGAGGAACCGCCCCTGGAGCCGGACGGCCCGGCGGACGACGCTGGCCTGGAACCGGGCGACGTGATCACCGAGTTCGACGGAGAGCCCGTCCGGGACGCCGACCAGTTGATCGTGCTCATCCGTAACAGCAACCCGGGCGACGAGGTCGACGTGACCTTCCAACGCGACGGCGAGGAGATGACCACCCAGCTCACCCTGGGCGCGTCCAACGACTAG
- a CDS encoding site-2 protease family protein → MTSESTDEMPDAPADSSAGSVTDGATGTAIDSGSDRVSPTGTAAAEDAPAQAAAEPRRSRFDHLPSPVFLALLGVTALGGWLAWNRTDPGAFVLVLGAWLLSIVIHEWSHAALAHRWGARDLRGSGLLSLNPFRYPDRFLSVVLPSAYLILGGFGLTGPAHRWEGVRGRRRQTLVALAGPLTNLLLAVLFVAVPALMLRGQPTDSWFWSGLLLVAFVQATAAIVGLLPIPGMDGFAALAPYLPRRWATFGLSDGVRTYAPIAVFALLWIPPVHSQLLPMATVVLESLDLFDESLLLPYGELNFRFWSDS, encoded by the coding sequence GTGACCTCGGAATCCACCGACGAAATGCCCGACGCTCCGGCCGACTCCTCGGCCGGCAGCGTGACCGACGGCGCGACCGGGACCGCGATCGACAGCGGTTCGGACCGGGTGAGCCCCACGGGGACGGCCGCCGCGGAGGACGCGCCCGCGCAGGCCGCCGCGGAGCCCCGGCGTTCCCGGTTCGACCACCTCCCGAGTCCGGTGTTCCTCGCCCTGCTCGGCGTCACGGCCCTCGGCGGGTGGCTCGCGTGGAACAGGACCGACCCGGGCGCGTTCGTTCTCGTCCTGGGCGCGTGGCTACTGTCGATCGTGATCCACGAGTGGAGTCACGCGGCGCTCGCCCACCGTTGGGGGGCGCGCGATCTGCGGGGTAGTGGTCTGCTGTCCCTCAACCCGTTCCGGTATCCGGACCGGTTCTTGAGCGTCGTCCTTCCTTCGGCGTACCTGATCCTCGGCGGGTTCGGTCTCACCGGACCGGCGCACCGGTGGGAGGGGGTTCGTGGCCGGCGCCGCCAGACGCTGGTCGCGCTCGCGGGTCCCCTGACCAACCTGCTTCTGGCGGTGCTCTTCGTGGCCGTGCCCGCCCTCATGCTGCGCGGGCAGCCCACCGACTCCTGGTTCTGGTCGGGACTTCTGCTCGTGGCGTTCGTGCAGGCCACCGCGGCGATCGTCGGTCTGCTGCCCATTCCGGGTATGGACGGCTTCGCCGCCCTCGCCCCGTACCTTCCGCGCCGGTGGGCGACGTTCGGACTGAGCGACGGTGTTCGGACCTACGCCCCGATCGCGGTCTTCGCGCTGCTGTGGATTCCCCCCGTGCACAGCCAGCTCCTGCCGATGGCGACGGTGGTCCTGGAGTCCCTGGACCTCTTCGACGAGTCTCTGCTGCTGCCGTACGGGGAACTGAACTTCAGGTTCTGGTCAGACTCCTGA
- a CDS encoding anti-sigma factor family protein, which translates to MSHLGERISAFVDGELAASDRDRVLSHLASCESCRFEAEMLRRLKRRLCHLDTPGPSTDLVGRLSSLTGTGASDDDSPPPPSDSFGSRPPIGSSRPLGGWPGETPERERERDNRGGDGGTGRTFFDRLRGGRIAHSTRYGLAGACVAAVTLGTAFIADTDRPPTSAQRDVEEARTEAPAVTRSLDSVSSLSTAVRIASREAAP; encoded by the coding sequence ATGAGTCATCTCGGGGAGCGAATCAGCGCGTTCGTCGACGGCGAGCTCGCCGCGTCCGACCGGGACCGTGTGCTGAGCCACCTGGCGTCGTGCGAGTCCTGTCGGTTCGAGGCGGAGATGCTGCGCCGGCTCAAGCGCCGCCTGTGCCACCTCGACACCCCTGGCCCGTCGACGGACCTGGTCGGGAGGTTGTCCTCGTTGACCGGGACGGGGGCGTCCGACGACGACTCCCCGCCCCCGCCGTCGGACTCCTTCGGCAGCCGGCCCCCGATCGGGTCGAGCCGGCCCTTGGGCGGTTGGCCGGGGGAGACCCCCGAGCGGGAGCGCGAGCGGGACAACCGCGGTGGTGACGGCGGCACGGGACGCACGTTCTTCGACCGGTTGCGGGGTGGGCGGATCGCTCACAGCACGCGGTACGGACTCGCCGGGGCATGCGTCGCCGCTGTGACATTGGGCACAGCGTTCATCGCCGACACCGACCGCCCGCCCACGTCCGCTCAGCGGGACGTCGAGGAGGCGCGCACCGAGGCGCCGGCGGTGACCCGGTCCCTCGACAGTGTGTCGTCGCTGAGCACGGCGGTGCGCATCGCCAGCCGGGAGGCGGCCCCGTAG
- the fdxA gene encoding ferredoxin — MTYVIAEPCVDLLDKACIEECPVDCIYEGKRMLYIHPDECVDCGACEPVCPVEAIYYEDDLPEQWSDYYKANVEFFDEVGSPGGASKVGKIDADHPVVAALPPQAHE; from the coding sequence GTGACCTACGTCATCGCAGAGCCTTGCGTGGACCTTCTCGACAAGGCGTGCATCGAAGAGTGCCCCGTCGACTGCATCTACGAGGGCAAGCGGATGCTCTACATCCACCCTGACGAGTGCGTCGACTGCGGTGCCTGTGAACCCGTGTGCCCGGTGGAGGCCATCTACTACGAGGATGACCTGCCCGAGCAGTGGTCCGACTACTACAAGGCCAACGTCGAGTTCTTCGACGAGGTCGGCTCCCCGGGCGGCGCGTCGAAGGTCGGCAAGATCGACGCCGACCACCCGGTCGTGGCGGCGCTGCCGCCACAGGCTCACGAGTGA
- the dapC gene encoding succinyldiaminopimelate transaminase gives MVERTPVSARLPVFPWDQLVPYRQRAERHPDGVVDLSVGTPVDPVAPSIRAALADAADAPGYPTTLGRERTRAAAADWLSRRHGVDVDPGSVLPTIGSKELVAWLPTLLGIGPGDTVIHPELSYPTYDVGIRFAGAEPLRADSLLSSGPARVPLVWVNSPANPSGRVLPPEHLAKVVAWARERGAVVASDECYLELGWEGPDPRSILHPSVTGGSTEGLLAVHSLSKRSNLAGYRAGFVTGDPELVGELLAVRKHAGMIMPDPVQVAMGAALADDAHAEEQKERYRERRTRLRAAMENAGWQIDHSEAGLYLWAHKPGLGAWEACGELADQGIIVAPGEFYGPSGKNHVRVALTASDERIGAAVQRLRG, from the coding sequence GTGGTGGAACGGACACCGGTGAGCGCGCGGTTGCCCGTCTTTCCGTGGGACCAGCTCGTGCCCTATCGGCAACGGGCCGAGCGTCATCCCGACGGCGTCGTCGACCTCTCCGTCGGTACCCCGGTCGACCCGGTCGCGCCCTCGATTCGCGCGGCGCTCGCCGACGCCGCTGACGCACCCGGATACCCCACCACGCTGGGACGGGAGCGGACCCGCGCCGCCGCCGCCGACTGGCTGTCCCGCCGGCACGGGGTCGACGTCGACCCGGGGTCGGTGCTGCCCACGATCGGTTCCAAGGAACTGGTCGCGTGGCTGCCGACACTGCTCGGCATCGGTCCGGGCGACACCGTGATCCACCCCGAACTGAGCTACCCGACCTACGACGTCGGGATCAGGTTCGCCGGCGCCGAGCCGCTGCGCGCCGACAGCCTGCTCAGCTCGGGCCCGGCCCGCGTTCCCCTGGTCTGGGTCAACTCGCCCGCGAACCCCAGCGGTCGGGTCCTCCCGCCGGAACACCTCGCGAAGGTCGTGGCCTGGGCGCGGGAACGCGGCGCCGTCGTGGCCTCTGACGAGTGCTACCTCGAGCTGGGGTGGGAGGGCCCGGATCCGCGCTCCATCCTGCACCCCAGCGTGACCGGAGGGTCCACCGAGGGACTGCTCGCGGTGCACTCACTGTCGAAGCGGTCCAACCTCGCCGGGTACCGCGCCGGCTTCGTGACCGGAGACCCGGAGCTGGTGGGGGAACTCCTCGCCGTGCGCAAGCACGCCGGCATGATCATGCCGGACCCGGTGCAGGTGGCGATGGGCGCGGCCCTCGCCGACGACGCCCACGCCGAGGAGCAGAAGGAGCGGTACCGGGAGCGCCGCACCCGCCTGCGCGCGGCCATGGAGAACGCCGGCTGGCAGATCGACCACTCCGAGGCCGGCCTCTACCTCTGGGCCCACAAGCCGGGCCTCGGCGCCTGGGAGGCCTGTGGGGAGCTCGCCGACCAGGGGATAATCGTGGCCCCCGGTGAGTTCTACGGGCCGAGCGGCAAGAACCACGTGCGGGTCGCGCTGACGGCGAGCGACGAGCGGATCGGCGCGGCGGTCCAGCGCCTGCGGGGGTGA
- a CDS encoding O-methyltransferase — MENYLPEDDVQAEARARGVRSDAAPLSAASGAALRFLAAAIGARSVVEVGTGCGSSGLWILRGMRPEGILTTVDSALEYQELARKAFLEAGFPSNRARLIHGLGSEVLPRLTDSAYDMVFVDADRAAYPSYLPEALRILRMGGVVVINGAQGVSHRADGPLVAPDPGTAGIREVARVIRDDENLVPLLLPVGDGLLAAIKR; from the coding sequence GTGGAGAATTACCTGCCCGAGGACGACGTTCAGGCCGAGGCGCGAGCGCGGGGAGTCCGGTCGGACGCCGCGCCGTTGAGCGCGGCCAGTGGTGCCGCGCTGCGGTTCCTCGCCGCCGCGATCGGTGCGCGGTCGGTTGTTGAGGTTGGAACCGGCTGCGGGAGCTCCGGCCTCTGGATCCTGCGGGGTATGCGCCCCGAGGGGATCCTGACCACCGTCGACTCCGCCCTGGAGTACCAGGAACTCGCCCGCAAGGCGTTCCTGGAGGCGGGTTTTCCGAGCAACCGTGCCCGACTGATCCACGGCCTCGGCTCTGAGGTTCTGCCCCGGTTGACCGACAGCGCCTATGACATGGTGTTCGTCGACGCCGACCGTGCGGCGTACCCGTCCTATCTGCCCGAGGCGTTGCGGATCCTGCGCATGGGCGGGGTGGTGGTCATCAACGGTGCGCAGGGCGTGAGTCACCGCGCGGACGGCCCCCTCGTCGCCCCGGACCCGGGGACGGCGGGGATCCGTGAGGTGGCTCGGGTGATCCGCGACGACGAGAACCTCGTTCCCTTGTTGCTGCCGGTCGGAGATGGACTGCTGGCCGCGATCAAGCGCTGA
- a CDS encoding DNA-3-methyladenine glycosylase I, whose protein sequence is MTTAGAPVGADGRARCDWALNSDDELRYHDTEWALPVRDDQGMFERISLEAFQAGLSWRTVLVKRPAFREVFHDFAIAKVAAFDADDVARLLDDARIIRSRAKIEAVIANARAALELPGGIARLVWSFQPESAPVPVSAADVPPTTPDSVALSKELKRRGFRFVGPTTAYATMQAAGLVNDHLRDCWRRPGVNDR, encoded by the coding sequence GTGACGACAGCGGGCGCCCCGGTCGGCGCCGACGGGCGGGCACGGTGTGACTGGGCGTTGAACAGCGACGACGAGTTGCGCTACCACGACACCGAATGGGCGCTCCCGGTCCGTGACGACCAGGGCATGTTCGAACGGATCTCCTTGGAGGCGTTCCAGGCGGGCCTCTCCTGGCGGACCGTCCTGGTGAAACGCCCCGCGTTCCGTGAGGTCTTCCACGACTTCGCCATCGCCAAGGTCGCGGCGTTCGACGCCGACGACGTGGCGCGCCTGTTGGACGACGCGCGAATCATCCGCAGCCGCGCCAAGATCGAGGCCGTGATCGCCAACGCCCGCGCCGCCCTGGAACTGCCGGGTGGGATCGCCCGGCTGGTGTGGAGCTTCCAGCCAGAGAGCGCCCCCGTCCCGGTCAGCGCGGCCGACGTTCCCCCGACCACGCCCGACAGTGTGGCGTTGTCGAAGGAACTCAAACGGCGGGGATTCCGGTTCGTCGGCCCGACGACCGCCTACGCCACCATGCAGGCGGCCGGACTGGTCAACGACCACCTACGGGACTGCTGGCGCCGGCCGGGCGTCAACGACCGGTGA
- the dapE gene encoding succinyl-diaminopimelate desuccinylase — protein MVDLSKDAVDLTADIVDIESVSGNEDALASGIQDALESLPHLRVWRSGNSVLARTDLGRARRVVLAGHIDTVPLAGNLPSSVRDGRLYGCGTSDMKSGVAVQLALAARVTEPIHDVTYVFYDCEEVDAERNGLRRMARDHGDWLAGDFAILMEPTGGVIEGGCQGTLRAEIVTHGTRAHSARAWMGHNAIHDAVGVLELLRAYEPRQPVVDGLRYHEGLNAVGVSGGVAGNVIPDECTVTVNFRFAPDRSVAEAEVWLREWFDGFEVRMVDSAPAARPGLDDPAAAEFAQAIGGEPRAKLGWTDVARMSELGVPAVNYGPGDPTLAHTKDEYVDLEEIRAAERRMIAWLSGA, from the coding sequence GTGGTTGACCTGTCGAAGGACGCGGTGGACCTCACCGCCGACATCGTCGACATCGAGTCCGTCAGTGGGAACGAGGACGCGCTCGCGTCCGGGATCCAGGACGCCCTGGAGTCGCTACCGCACCTGCGGGTCTGGCGTAGTGGCAACAGCGTGCTGGCCCGGACTGACCTCGGTCGGGCGCGGCGCGTCGTCCTGGCCGGGCACATCGACACCGTTCCCCTCGCCGGCAACCTTCCGTCCTCCGTGCGCGACGGCCGGCTCTACGGATGCGGCACGAGCGACATGAAGAGCGGCGTGGCGGTCCAGCTCGCGCTGGCCGCCCGGGTGACCGAACCGATCCACGACGTCACCTACGTCTTCTACGACTGCGAGGAGGTCGACGCCGAACGCAACGGCCTCCGCCGGATGGCGCGGGACCACGGGGACTGGCTCGCGGGTGACTTCGCGATCCTGATGGAGCCCACCGGCGGCGTGATCGAGGGCGGCTGCCAGGGCACGCTGCGGGCGGAGATCGTGACCCACGGCACCCGGGCCCACAGCGCCCGCGCGTGGATGGGGCACAACGCCATCCACGACGCGGTCGGGGTCCTGGAGCTGCTGCGCGCCTACGAGCCGCGGCAGCCCGTGGTCGATGGTCTTCGCTACCACGAGGGTCTCAACGCGGTGGGGGTCAGCGGAGGCGTCGCCGGCAACGTCATCCCCGACGAGTGCACCGTGACCGTCAACTTCCGTTTCGCTCCCGACCGCTCCGTCGCCGAGGCCGAGGTCTGGCTGCGAGAGTGGTTCGACGGTTTCGAGGTCCGGATGGTCGACTCCGCCCCCGCGGCCCGCCCCGGACTGGACGACCCCGCCGCGGCCGAGTTCGCCCAGGCGATCGGCGGGGAACCCCGCGCCAAGCTCGGCTGGACCGACGTGGCCCGCATGTCCGAGCTCGGAGTCCCCGCCGTCAACTACGGCCCCGGCGACCCGACCCTCGCCCACACCAAGGACGAGTACGTCGACCTCGAGGAGATCCGCGCCGCGGAACGCCGCATGATCGCCTGGCTGAGCGGAGCGTAG
- the sigE gene encoding RNA polymerase sigma factor SigE encodes MAEHDSAPDLGEWTPPTWDEVVRTHSARVYRLAYRLSGNQHDAEDITQDVFIRVFRSLENYTPGTFEGWLHRITTNLFLDTARRKARIRFEGFPDSADDRIQGREPSPAQAYDDRHFDADVQQALDALPADFRAPVVLCDIEGLSYEEIAATLGIKLGTVRSRIHRGRAQLRDALNHRSRLAAGEAARELSGDSGGAVAPAPEGEER; translated from the coding sequence GTGGCGGAACACGACTCTGCCCCTGACCTGGGGGAGTGGACTCCACCAACCTGGGACGAAGTCGTGCGGACGCACTCGGCGCGCGTGTATCGGCTGGCGTACCGGCTGTCGGGCAATCAGCACGACGCCGAGGACATCACCCAGGACGTCTTCATCCGGGTGTTTCGTTCGTTGGAGAACTACACCCCGGGAACCTTCGAGGGCTGGCTCCACCGCATCACCACGAACCTCTTCCTCGACACCGCGCGGCGCAAGGCCCGCATCCGGTTCGAGGGATTCCCCGACTCCGCCGACGATCGCATCCAGGGCCGTGAACCCTCCCCCGCCCAGGCCTACGACGATCGCCACTTCGACGCCGATGTCCAGCAGGCACTGGACGCCCTCCCCGCGGACTTCCGGGCCCCTGTCGTGCTGTGCGACATCGAGGGTCTGTCCTACGAGGAGATCGCGGCCACCCTGGGCATCAAGCTCGGTACGGTGCGCAGCCGTATCCACCGTGGTAGAGCCCAACTGCGGGACGCTCTGAACCATCGGAGTCGTCTCGCGGCCGGTGAGGCCGCGCGGGAGCTCTCGGGCGATTCGGGCGGGGCCGTCGCCCCCGCGCCGGAAGGGGAGGAGCGATGA